In Rubidibacter lacunae KORDI 51-2, a genomic segment contains:
- a CDS encoding CRR6 family NdhI maturation factor produces the protein MATTIALQVSHIARLDLSPLEAVVEPLLTGGSIAKCEQQLVFVIDIPRDPNDPRELSEIPEVRLWFVRADARYPWLPFALDWRAGELGRYAAMLVPHEFHRTEGIQYNPEALELFVMSKIFAIANWLGQQQLPSRSRLQSFAQMLGYDLDDAFFKMLAPADS, from the coding sequence ATGGCGACGACGATCGCACTGCAAGTAAGCCACATCGCGCGCTTGGATTTGTCGCCCTTGGAAGCTGTCGTGGAGCCGCTACTGACAGGGGGCAGCATCGCAAAGTGCGAGCAGCAGCTGGTATTCGTAATTGACATTCCGCGCGATCCAAATGACCCGCGCGAGTTATCGGAGATTCCCGAGGTCAGGTTGTGGTTCGTGCGCGCAGATGCACGCTATCCGTGGCTGCCCTTCGCCCTCGACTGGCGAGCGGGCGAGTTGGGGCGCTATGCGGCAATGCTCGTCCCACACGAGTTCCATCGTACGGAAGGCATTCAGTACAACCCCGAGGCCCTAGAGCTCTTCGTTATGAGCAAAATCTTCGCGATCGCAAACTGGCTGGGTCAGCAGCAACTACCGAGCCGGTCGCGTTTGCAGTCTTTTGCACAGATGCTCGGTTACGACCTCGACGATGCCTTTTTTAAAATGCTCGCCCCTGCAGACTCGTAG